From Saccharothrix espanaensis DSM 44229, the proteins below share one genomic window:
- a CDS encoding DUF397 domain-containing protein → MWRTSSYSGENGSCVSVRFPTTGPVAVRDSKQAEGPRLAFTESAWAAFLHHQR, encoded by the coding sequence GTGTGGCGTACCAGCAGTTACAGCGGCGAGAACGGCAGCTGCGTCTCCGTCCGATTCCCCACCACCGGGCCGGTGGCCGTGCGCGACTCGAAGCAGGCCGAAGGGCCTCGGCTCGCGTTCACCGAGTCCGCCTGGGCCGCGTTCCTCCACCACCAGCGGTAA
- a CDS encoding RHS repeat-associated core domain-containing protein produces MSSRKRDVGLLGLLWTSTPAKLTALTLVVAVTATAGGDAVNGWGGSAEYAADAITQPGPAQRWGTAQAGGHLEGEPANHTVPTSLRGRYPKVDWDVQPHNTATTEDPPATGTTGYEQGKSTERPEARSRYERVYRNPDGTETTEFSATPVNYRDGDRWQPIDPNLVPTDQGWHNAADQVDVRIADRSDAPDLATLVVDQDHQVSYGLADARRADGRVDGSTVTYRDVQSTVDVKLESTAGGVKETLVLNTPGSPTSFVFPLTLKGLTPRIADNQVVLADASGTTRAVIPPGDMVDADNNRSTAVTYRLITRDNRPALQVDLDQNWLKSAKFPVAVDPTVQLPVEGANADSSMYVNGSSSSPGGTTLLVGDNAASYLKFGGLVDKLRHHTIFGAQLWLVNYDSDSCKPREVRVHPVTGGWTSGGSYSYPGPAVGGELASRSFAHGHIAFGDSSSKCPTAGELVNLGTGGRDLVQKWVDGTQANDGISLRAGGSLSGKKFTGPATANPPKLFVTHSPYNATYALADPVPDPPVLQNQDGKVKIAVTNKSAANWAPGDYYLAYRAYNAKTGASVTQQRSANLPGTVNRNARVTLDATVKALPPGKYFLDFTMVKTGGPVFTDHQVPPGRIVLEVFDIPPVVQELYPPNGYRAPTLTPQLWARALDIDAPPSVSMQFKFEVCERDKDGKPVNCTNSGYQAKPAWTVPAGTLAWSKAYDWRAYVKDANNEITSPYSTVLTAVPQPEITSRLAGGTAADEDQDFDPQSGNFSTAAVDASVTTVGPELRLVRTYNSLDPRRDGLFGAGWSTRYDMKLVPDDDGSGNVVITYPDGRQVRFGRNANGTYSAPFGRTAQLTVDSAAWKLLDTAGTTYQFSLNGRLNRITDSANRSVVLTYNTTDGKLAKAQVSNSQTNTAGRFLAFGWTGNRVTSVKSDQTTWTYTYTGDLLTKVCGTGCTTYEHSAGTHYRSSVLDSRPESYWRLGEPDGTAAASEVAVNLGKDAATYKNITLGTAGAVTGNTAATFNGTGSAVELPKGTLKKSRDGAVELWFKASVTGAGGPLLGYQDKALGSTSTTGVPVLYVGTDGKLRGQFGTGSIAPITSAAAVNDGKWHHVVLSSMGDKQTLYLDGAKAGELAGKPIDHSLLTFNQVGAAYATGTWPAWGATPQRHFAGVIDEVAYYTGPVGPQSASAHRNASNQADQLSKITLPSGKTATTVAYDTTLDRVREYTDENGGTWKIGPPAVYGGDDDLRGTVEVLDPANRPSLYEYDAIGGWLLRLGRPLGLEARPEDRPGPPTTTPVPPTETCGRPDPNDPAFCTTIPGNSGGPVFVRYNTEGMSIRSYSYDDNGQLTTVTDENGDTVGLTYDSRGNIASRRTCRAANDCQTSYETYPTTVTSEFDPRNFLPAESRDGRSANATDTTYRTTYSYHPTGQLAQETGPDGSFVKHTYTTGAEAAVNGGNPPAALLASTVDARGKTTRFAYYANGDLARITGPSGLVTEYGYDNVGRRTSAKQISDTFPHGVVTTYTYDAMSRPATETGPVTTDAVTGRKHQKRSTTTYDADGNATQVEVVDVQGNDPPRTTKYEYDSHNRMVRVTDAEGGERSYEYDVFGLRTSDTDPNGNRVDYAYTSRNDIAEVRIRDWRSDPAGAPATDGTLLLRSLSYDFAGRLASETDAMGRRTEFQYWGDGSLRRKVLKDFHNPDGSKRDFVLEENTYDGAGNLVRRATGNGKSVTEHTIDRSGRVATATVDPAGLKRYTTFSYDGNDNVTRTVTTGNPSNVPWAVSATPETVDYRYDDAGNVVEESVTDGATTRTTTFGYDQRGHQTWVEDPRQNTTTYTFDELGRQVTESGAAVSVERDGGPASTAIPTVKTGYSTYDEVAAVADELGNTTTNTYDKLGRLTVTADPGYTPPGSTQAITATLRASYDGNGNVTELVDARNNATRFTYDQLDRPVVKDLPAHSGRALWRYAYSRSGRLLSETAPTGARVETTYDDLDRPITGTEYERKPTTGTYTSWRRFDDLGNVTSDVTPSGASVANTYDTLGQLVKTVDPAGVPTHYGYDRAGNRVRVTDGLGRTTQTGFDPFGDKVSEAELKPDGTPLRSTRFGHDVVGNLTSVTDARQNTTTFEFDAGNRLVKQLEPEGVTQAFGYDAAGNLTRYTDARGNTTITTYNSLGLPEKVIEPATATHPDDRTWTTEYDANGNQVKLTAPGNVVRTLTYDAANQLTGETGTGAEAPTSARDIAYDPMGRTVRVNDDTYTYDDRGNLIATAGPAGSAEFGFDGDRNPVSRRDAAGTSAYTYVKGRLATVAEGLAGVTQTYGYDASGAVKTIGYGAGRTRTFGYDDAGRQVSDVLAGSAGTIASTGYGYDDNGQITSKTANGVETTYSYDDVGRLTGETTNGTTTAYEWDKAGNRTKAGAKTAAYDERNRLLSDGDYTYSHTARGTVAGRTSSGHTEPFTFDAFDRMTVGAGQKYTYDGLDRVATRNGTAFTYAGGADEVVSDGSGTFARGPGDELLATKKGDTKRVPVANGHGDVVGAFAPDGQNLSDSTAYDAFGKVTAKTGDTGALGYQGDWTDPATGHVDMGARWYNPATGGFDSRDDIPFQGGDSVRANRYAYGAADPVGQVDPDGHWSWPWDWFDDDDDEPSTTVVMQDCYFSCNTEYSMYLAIMRQAEVQGCLARGGKNCGGHKSQKPPRTTYPSYAPGPSYSGRGGGGGSCGACYNPSAAERAEAARRAEHARKQRVTAQARAAAQYSARHTPRTVAGAAVKPVLNMPKTVSSNAKLPANQVGANKDVVADAKRGTDRIYQAAVQKAGQVVQNTSKASRPGSGSGGGGFSWKWQGWKNEGLGLLKGLGEITGISDGVRCVKDGDGESCLWALATVGGLMLGGVPGVLVRGAKGVKYGVKYGDDIANAACSIVGGNSFAGDTPVRMGDGTTKPISEIAVGEQVAAVDPTTGRSGAHEVTDLIRGTGEKRMVELTITLDGRTSTLTTTAGHPFWADGAWAEADELRAGQHLYEGVVVATRTWTESRSVYNLTVDTLHTFQVVSGDADVLVHNKGKCGKALEKVGNGLRSAKNGVVTGARAVRDGVGKGAAAVGRGISAGATQVKNGAKWLAEALVTSPAKYVRANPRRFFFKCVGKPASALGIGYMLDQTGIGVTAAAIMASNCAWDMFHDASPTLKP; encoded by the coding sequence ATGTCGTCGCGGAAGCGGGATGTCGGGTTGCTCGGGCTGCTGTGGACGTCCACACCGGCCAAGCTGACGGCCCTGACGCTGGTCGTCGCGGTCACCGCGACGGCCGGGGGTGACGCGGTCAACGGCTGGGGCGGGTCGGCGGAGTACGCCGCCGACGCCATCACCCAACCCGGACCCGCCCAGCGGTGGGGCACCGCGCAGGCCGGCGGGCACCTCGAAGGCGAGCCGGCCAACCACACCGTGCCCACGTCGCTGCGCGGCCGGTACCCCAAGGTCGACTGGGACGTCCAGCCGCACAACACGGCGACCACCGAGGACCCGCCCGCCACCGGGACCACCGGCTACGAGCAGGGCAAGAGCACCGAGCGCCCGGAGGCCCGCAGCCGGTACGAACGGGTCTACCGCAACCCCGACGGCACCGAGACCACCGAGTTCTCCGCCACCCCGGTCAACTACCGCGACGGCGACCGCTGGCAGCCGATCGACCCGAACCTGGTACCCACCGACCAGGGCTGGCACAACGCCGCCGACCAGGTCGACGTCCGGATCGCCGACCGCTCCGACGCGCCGGACCTGGCCACCCTGGTCGTGGACCAGGACCACCAGGTCTCCTACGGCCTCGCCGACGCCCGCCGCGCGGACGGCCGGGTCGACGGCAGCACGGTCACCTACCGCGACGTCCAGTCCACTGTGGACGTGAAGCTGGAGTCCACGGCCGGTGGTGTCAAGGAGACCCTGGTCCTCAACACGCCCGGGTCGCCGACCAGCTTCGTGTTCCCGTTGACGCTCAAGGGCCTCACGCCCCGGATCGCCGACAACCAGGTGGTGCTCGCCGACGCGTCCGGCACGACCCGCGCGGTGATCCCGCCCGGCGACATGGTCGACGCCGACAACAACCGCTCGACCGCCGTCACCTACCGGCTGATCACCCGCGACAACCGGCCCGCGCTCCAGGTCGACCTCGACCAGAACTGGCTGAAGAGCGCCAAGTTCCCGGTCGCCGTCGACCCGACCGTGCAGCTCCCGGTCGAGGGCGCGAACGCCGACAGCAGCATGTACGTGAACGGGTCGTCCTCCTCACCGGGCGGCACCACGCTGCTGGTCGGCGACAACGCCGCGTCCTACCTGAAGTTCGGCGGCCTGGTCGACAAGCTGCGCCACCACACGATCTTCGGCGCGCAGCTCTGGCTGGTGAACTACGACTCCGACTCGTGCAAGCCGCGCGAGGTCCGGGTGCACCCGGTGACCGGCGGCTGGACCTCCGGCGGCTCCTACTCCTACCCCGGCCCGGCGGTCGGTGGCGAGCTGGCGTCCCGGTCGTTCGCGCACGGCCACATCGCGTTCGGCGACTCGTCCTCGAAGTGCCCGACCGCCGGCGAACTGGTGAACCTCGGCACCGGCGGCCGCGACCTGGTGCAGAAGTGGGTCGACGGCACGCAGGCCAACGACGGCATCTCGCTGCGGGCCGGCGGTTCGCTGTCGGGCAAGAAGTTCACCGGCCCGGCCACCGCCAACCCGCCGAAGCTGTTCGTCACGCACAGCCCGTACAACGCGACCTACGCCCTGGCCGACCCGGTGCCCGACCCGCCGGTGCTGCAGAACCAGGACGGCAAGGTCAAGATCGCGGTCACCAACAAGAGCGCCGCGAACTGGGCCCCGGGCGACTACTACCTGGCCTACCGCGCCTACAACGCCAAGACCGGCGCGTCGGTGACCCAGCAGCGGTCGGCGAACCTGCCGGGCACGGTCAACCGCAACGCCCGCGTCACGCTCGACGCGACGGTCAAGGCGTTGCCGCCGGGCAAGTACTTCCTCGACTTCACCATGGTCAAGACCGGCGGCCCGGTGTTCACCGACCACCAGGTGCCGCCCGGCCGGATCGTGCTGGAGGTCTTCGACATCCCGCCGGTGGTGCAGGAGCTGTACCCGCCCAACGGCTACCGCGCGCCCACCCTCACCCCGCAGCTCTGGGCGCGGGCGCTGGACATCGACGCGCCGCCGTCGGTCTCGATGCAGTTCAAGTTCGAGGTGTGCGAGCGCGACAAGGACGGCAAGCCGGTCAACTGCACCAACTCCGGCTACCAGGCCAAACCCGCGTGGACCGTGCCCGCCGGCACGCTGGCGTGGAGCAAGGCCTACGACTGGCGGGCCTACGTCAAGGACGCGAACAACGAGATCACCTCGCCCTACTCGACCGTGCTGACCGCCGTGCCGCAGCCCGAGATCACCTCGCGCCTGGCGGGCGGCACGGCGGCCGACGAGGACCAGGACTTCGACCCGCAGTCGGGCAACTTCTCCACGGCGGCCGTCGACGCGTCGGTCACCACGGTCGGCCCGGAGCTGCGCCTGGTGCGCACCTACAACAGCCTCGACCCGCGCCGGGACGGCCTGTTCGGCGCGGGCTGGAGCACCCGGTACGACATGAAGCTGGTGCCGGACGACGACGGCTCCGGCAACGTCGTGATCACCTACCCGGACGGCCGCCAGGTCCGGTTCGGGCGCAACGCCAACGGCACGTACTCCGCGCCGTTCGGCCGCACGGCCCAGCTCACCGTCGACAGCGCCGCGTGGAAGCTGCTCGACACCGCGGGCACCACCTACCAGTTCTCGTTGAACGGCAGGCTGAACCGGATCACCGACAGCGCCAACCGCTCGGTCGTGCTGACCTACAACACGACCGACGGCAAGCTCGCCAAGGCCCAGGTGTCCAACAGCCAGACCAACACGGCGGGCCGGTTCCTCGCGTTCGGCTGGACCGGGAACCGCGTCACCAGCGTGAAGTCCGACCAGACGACGTGGACCTACACCTACACCGGCGACCTGCTGACCAAGGTGTGCGGCACCGGCTGCACCACCTACGAGCACAGCGCCGGCACGCACTACCGCAGCTCCGTGCTGGACTCGCGCCCCGAGTCGTACTGGCGGCTGGGCGAGCCGGACGGCACGGCCGCCGCCAGTGAGGTCGCGGTCAACCTCGGCAAGGACGCGGCCACCTACAAGAACATCACGCTCGGCACGGCCGGCGCGGTCACCGGCAACACGGCGGCGACCTTCAACGGCACCGGCTCCGCCGTCGAACTGCCCAAGGGCACCTTGAAGAAGAGCCGTGACGGTGCGGTCGAGCTGTGGTTCAAGGCGTCGGTCACGGGCGCGGGCGGCCCGTTGCTCGGCTACCAGGACAAGGCGCTCGGCAGCACGTCCACGACCGGCGTGCCGGTGCTCTACGTCGGCACGGACGGCAAGCTGCGCGGCCAGTTCGGCACCGGCAGCATCGCGCCCATCACCTCCGCCGCCGCCGTGAACGACGGCAAGTGGCACCACGTCGTGCTGTCGTCCATGGGGGACAAGCAGACCCTGTACCTGGACGGCGCGAAGGCCGGTGAGCTGGCCGGCAAGCCGATCGACCACTCGCTGCTGACGTTCAACCAGGTCGGCGCGGCCTACGCGACCGGCACGTGGCCCGCGTGGGGTGCCACGCCGCAGCGCCACTTCGCGGGCGTGATCGACGAGGTGGCCTACTACACCGGTCCGGTCGGTCCGCAGAGCGCTTCCGCGCACCGCAACGCGAGCAACCAAGCCGACCAGCTCTCGAAGATCACCCTGCCGAGCGGGAAGACCGCGACGACGGTCGCCTACGACACCACCCTGGACCGGGTGCGCGAGTACACCGACGAGAACGGCGGCACGTGGAAGATCGGCCCGCCCGCGGTCTACGGCGGTGACGACGACCTGCGCGGCACGGTCGAGGTGCTGGACCCGGCGAACCGGCCCAGCCTCTACGAGTACGACGCGATCGGCGGCTGGCTGCTGCGGCTCGGCCGGCCGCTCGGCCTGGAGGCCCGCCCCGAGGACCGGCCCGGCCCGCCGACGACCACCCCGGTCCCGCCGACCGAGACGTGCGGCAGGCCGGACCCGAACGACCCGGCGTTCTGCACCACGATCCCCGGCAACTCCGGCGGCCCGGTGTTCGTCCGCTACAACACCGAGGGCATGAGCATCCGGTCGTACTCCTACGACGACAACGGCCAGCTCACGACCGTGACCGACGAGAACGGCGACACCGTCGGCCTGACCTACGACAGCCGGGGCAACATCGCGTCCCGCAGGACGTGCCGCGCGGCGAACGACTGCCAGACCTCGTACGAGACCTACCCGACGACCGTCACCAGCGAGTTCGACCCGCGCAACTTCCTGCCCGCGGAGTCGCGCGACGGCCGTTCGGCCAACGCCACCGACACCACCTACCGCACGACCTACAGCTACCACCCGACCGGCCAGCTCGCGCAGGAAACCGGCCCGGACGGCAGTTTCGTCAAGCACACCTACACCACGGGCGCGGAAGCGGCGGTCAACGGCGGCAACCCGCCCGCCGCCCTGCTTGCGTCCACTGTGGACGCTCGCGGCAAGACGACCCGGTTCGCCTACTACGCCAACGGCGACCTGGCACGGATCACCGGGCCGAGCGGGCTGGTCACCGAGTACGGCTACGACAACGTCGGCCGCCGCACGTCGGCCAAGCAGATCTCGGACACCTTCCCCCACGGCGTCGTCACCACCTACACCTACGACGCCATGTCACGGCCCGCGACCGAGACCGGCCCGGTCACCACGGACGCCGTGACCGGCCGCAAGCACCAGAAGCGCAGCACGACCACCTACGACGCGGACGGCAACGCCACCCAGGTCGAAGTGGTCGACGTGCAGGGCAACGACCCGCCGCGCACCACCAAGTACGAGTACGACTCGCACAACCGGATGGTCCGCGTGACCGACGCCGAGGGCGGTGAACGGTCCTACGAGTACGACGTGTTCGGCCTGCGGACCTCGGACACCGACCCGAACGGCAACCGGGTCGACTACGCCTACACCTCCCGCAACGACATCGCCGAGGTGCGGATCCGGGACTGGCGCAGCGACCCGGCGGGCGCGCCCGCGACCGACGGCACCCTGCTCCTCCGGTCGCTGTCCTACGACTTCGCCGGCCGCCTGGCGAGCGAGACCGACGCCATGGGCCGGCGCACCGAGTTCCAGTACTGGGGCGACGGGTCGTTGCGCCGCAAGGTGCTCAAGGACTTCCACAACCCGGACGGCAGCAAGCGCGACTTCGTGCTGGAGGAGAACACCTACGACGGCGCGGGCAACCTGGTCCGCAGGGCGACCGGCAACGGCAAGTCCGTCACCGAGCACACGATCGACCGGTCCGGCCGCGTCGCCACCGCGACCGTCGACCCGGCCGGGCTCAAGCGCTACACGACGTTCTCCTACGACGGCAACGACAACGTGACCCGGACCGTCACCACCGGCAACCCGTCGAACGTGCCGTGGGCGGTGTCCGCGACGCCGGAGACCGTCGACTACCGGTACGACGACGCCGGGAACGTGGTGGAGGAGTCCGTCACCGACGGGGCCACCACCCGCACCACGACGTTCGGCTACGACCAGCGCGGCCACCAGACCTGGGTCGAGGACCCGCGCCAGAACACCACGACCTACACGTTCGACGAACTGGGCCGGCAGGTCACCGAGTCCGGCGCGGCGGTGTCGGTGGAGCGCGACGGCGGCCCGGCGAGCACGGCGATCCCGACCGTGAAGACCGGTTACAGCACGTACGACGAGGTCGCGGCGGTCGCCGACGAACTCGGCAACACCACGACGAACACCTACGACAAGCTGGGCCGGCTGACCGTCACCGCCGATCCGGGCTACACCCCGCCGGGGTCGACGCAGGCGATCACCGCGACCCTGCGCGCGTCCTACGACGGCAACGGCAACGTCACCGAACTGGTCGACGCCCGGAACAACGCCACCCGGTTCACCTACGACCAGTTGGACCGCCCGGTGGTCAAGGACCTCCCGGCGCACAGCGGTCGCGCGCTGTGGCGCTACGCCTACAGCAGGTCCGGGCGGCTGCTCTCGGAGACCGCGCCGACCGGCGCGCGGGTCGAGACGACCTACGACGACCTGGACCGGCCGATCACCGGCACCGAGTACGAGCGCAAGCCCACCACCGGCACGTACACGTCGTGGCGGCGCTTCGACGACCTGGGCAACGTGACCTCGGACGTCACCCCGTCCGGCGCGTCGGTGGCCAACACCTACGACACCCTGGGCCAACTGGTCAAGACCGTCGACCCGGCGGGCGTGCCGACGCACTACGGCTACGACCGCGCCGGCAACCGGGTCCGGGTCACCGACGGCCTGGGCCGCACCACGCAGACCGGCTTCGACCCGTTCGGCGACAAGGTCTCCGAGGCCGAGCTGAAGCCGGACGGCACCCCGTTGCGCAGCACCAGGTTCGGCCACGACGTGGTCGGCAACCTCACCAGCGTCACCGACGCCAGGCAGAACACCACGACCTTCGAGTTCGACGCCGGCAACCGCCTGGTCAAGCAGCTCGAACCCGAGGGCGTCACGCAGGCGTTCGGCTACGACGCGGCCGGCAACCTCACCCGGTACACCGACGCGCGCGGCAACACGACCATCACCACCTACAACTCGTTGGGGCTGCCCGAGAAGGTGATCGAGCCCGCCACGGCGACGCACCCGGACGACCGCACGTGGACCACCGAGTACGACGCGAACGGCAACCAGGTCAAGCTCACCGCGCCCGGCAACGTCGTGCGCACCCTGACCTACGACGCCGCCAACCAGCTCACCGGCGAGACCGGGACCGGCGCGGAAGCCCCGACCAGCGCCCGGGACATCGCCTACGACCCGATGGGCCGCACGGTCCGGGTCAACGACGACACCTACACCTACGACGACCGGGGCAACCTGATCGCCACCGCCGGCCCGGCCGGCAGCGCCGAGTTCGGCTTCGACGGCGACCGGAACCCGGTGTCCCGCAGGGACGCGGCGGGCACCTCGGCCTACACCTACGTCAAGGGCCGCCTGGCCACGGTGGCCGAGGGCCTGGCCGGGGTCACCCAGACCTACGGCTACGACGCCTCCGGTGCGGTGAAGACCATCGGCTACGGGGCCGGGCGCACCAGGACGTTCGGCTACGACGACGCCGGCCGCCAGGTCTCCGACGTGCTGGCGGGCAGCGCCGGGACGATCGCGTCCACCGGCTACGGCTACGACGACAACGGCCAGATCACCAGCAAGACCGCCAACGGCGTCGAGACCACCTACAGCTACGACGACGTCGGCCGGCTGACCGGCGAGACCACCAACGGCACCACCACCGCCTACGAGTGGGACAAGGCGGGCAACCGCACCAAGGCCGGCGCGAAGACCGCCGCCTACGACGAGCGCAACCGGCTGCTCTCCGACGGCGACTACACCTACTCCCACACCGCGCGCGGCACGGTCGCCGGGCGCACCAGCTCCGGCCACACCGAGCCGTTCACGTTCGACGCGTTCGACCGGATGACCGTGGGCGCGGGCCAGAAGTACACCTACGACGGCCTGGACCGGGTCGCCACCCGCAACGGCACGGCGTTCACCTACGCCGGCGGGGCCGACGAGGTCGTGTCGGACGGCAGCGGCACGTTCGCCCGCGGCCCGGGTGACGAGCTGCTGGCCACCAAGAAGGGCGACACCAAGCGGGTCCCGGTCGCGAACGGGCACGGCGACGTGGTCGGCGCGTTCGCCCCGGACGGCCAGAACCTCAGCGACAGCACCGCCTACGACGCGTTCGGCAAGGTCACCGCGAAGACCGGCGACACCGGCGCGCTGGGCTACCAGGGCGACTGGACCGACCCGGCCACCGGGCACGTCGACATGGGCGCGCGCTGGTACAACCCGGCGACCGGCGGGTTCGACTCGCGTGACGACATCCCGTTCCAGGGCGGGGACTCGGTGCGCGCCAACCGGTACGCGTACGGCGCGGCCGACCCGGTCGGCCAGGTCGACCCGGACGGGCACTGGTCGTGGCCGTGGGACTGGTTCGACGACGATGACGACGAGCCGTCCACCACGGTCGTGATGCAGGACTGCTACTTCTCCTGCAACACCGAGTACTCGATGTACCTGGCGATCATGAGGCAGGCCGAGGTGCAGGGCTGCCTGGCTCGTGGCGGCAAGAACTGCGGCGGCCACAAGTCCCAGAAGCCGCCGCGCACCACCTACCCGTCCTACGCGCCCGGCCCGTCCTACAGCGGTCGCGGCGGTGGCGGCGGGAGCTGCGGTGCCTGCTACAACCCGAGCGCGGCCGAGCGCGCGGAGGCGGCCCGGCGCGCCGAGCACGCCCGCAAGCAGCGGGTGACGGCGCAGGCCCGTGCGGCGGCGCAGTACTCCGCCCGGCACACTCCGCGCACGGTCGCCGGCGCGGCCGTCAAGCCGGTGCTGAACATGCCGAAGACGGTGTCCTCCAACGCGAAGCTGCCCGCCAACCAGGTCGGCGCGAACAAGGACGTGGTGGCCGACGCCAAGCGCGGCACCGACCGCATCTACCAGGCGGCGGTGCAGAAAGCCGGCCAGGTCGTGCAGAACACGTCCAAGGCCAGTCGGCCCGGCTCGGGTTCCGGGGGCGGCGGGTTCTCCTGGAAGTGGCAGGGCTGGAAGAACGAGGGCCTCGGCCTCCTGAAGGGGCTCGGCGAGATCACCGGCATCTCCGACGGCGTGCGCTGCGTCAAGGACGGCGACGGCGAGAGCTGCCTGTGGGCGCTGGCCACCGTCGGCGGCCTGATGCTGGGCGGGGTGCCCGGTGTCCTCGTGCGCGGCGCGAAGGGCGTCAAGTACGGCGTCAAGTACGGCGACGACATCGCCAACGCCGCCTGCTCGATCGTCGGCGGCAACAGCTTCGCGGGCGACACCCCGGTCCGGATGGGCGACGGGACCACCAAGCCGATCAGCGAGATCGCGGTGGGCGAGCAGGTCGCCGCCGTCGACCCGACCACCGGGCGGTCCGGGGCGCACGAGGTCACCGACCTGATCCGCGGCACGGGCGAGAAGCGGATGGTCGAGCTGACCATCACGCTCGACGGCCGCACGTCCACCCTGACCACCACCGCCGGCCACCCGTTCTGGGCCGACGGCGCGTGGGCCGAGGCGGACGAACTCCGGGCGGGCCAACACCTCTACGAAGGTGTGGTGGTCGCCACGCGGACGTGGACCGAGTCCCGCTCGGTCTACAACCTGACCGTGGACACGCTGCACACGTTCCAGGTCGTCTCCGGCGACGCGGACGTGCTGGTCCACAACAAGGGCAAGTGCGGCAAGGCGCTGGAGAAGGTCGGCAACGGCCTGCGCTCGGCCAAGAACGGCGTCGTCACCGGAGCACGGGCCGTCCGCGACGGCGTCGGCAAGGGTGCCGCCGCGGTCGGCCGGGGCATCTCGGCCGGCGCGACGCAGGTCAAGAACGGCGCCAAGTGGCTCGCGGAAGCCCTGGTCACCAGCCCCGCCAAGTACGTCCGGGCCAACCCGCGCCGGTTCTTCTTCAAGTGCGTCGGCAAACCCGCGAGCGCGCTGGGCATCGGCTACATGCTCGACCAGACCGGGATCGGCGTGACCGCGGCGGCGATCATGGCCTCCAACTGCGCGTGGGACATGTTCCACGACGCCTCGCCCACCCTCAAGCCCTAA
- a CDS encoding helix-turn-helix domain-containing protein, protein MFEVVAPTALQWLIGVELARYRNEAGLSLTQLADLCGIGKPKLSHLEHGRTTQYPGDIRRILAACRVHREDVDRITQLTTRAHEASWLGAWSDVVSDWLRTMIGLEALAHREFVFEPVLLPGLLQTEDYARALTAHASRVRPDQAERLVDLRMHRTLLLDKGLALHAVFTEQALRLRVGTPEVRGAQYRHLLALGERPDVTIQVVRPADGPHAAITGQFMLLQFVDARPICYVELQDAAAFVNDPPLVHAYTLTTQSLHEVALSPTDSATLIESLIT, encoded by the coding sequence ATGTTCGAAGTGGTCGCACCGACAGCACTGCAATGGTTGATAGGGGTCGAACTCGCTCGTTACCGCAACGAGGCCGGGTTGTCGCTAACCCAACTCGCCGATTTGTGCGGAATCGGCAAACCGAAACTGAGCCATCTGGAACACGGCAGAACGACGCAATACCCCGGCGACATCCGCCGGATCCTGGCGGCGTGCCGGGTCCACCGGGAGGACGTCGACCGGATCACCCAACTCACGACGAGGGCGCACGAGGCGTCGTGGTTGGGCGCCTGGTCCGACGTCGTGTCCGACTGGCTGCGCACGATGATCGGGCTGGAGGCACTCGCCCACCGGGAGTTCGTCTTCGAGCCGGTCCTGCTGCCGGGGCTGCTCCAGACCGAGGACTACGCCCGAGCGCTGACCGCCCACGCCAGCCGAGTCCGGCCGGACCAGGCCGAGCGCCTGGTCGACCTCCGGATGCACCGCACCCTGCTCCTCGACAAGGGGTTGGCGCTGCACGCGGTCTTCACCGAGCAGGCGCTCCGCCTCCGAGTCGGCACGCCGGAGGTCCGCGGCGCGCAGTACCGCCACCTCCTGGCGCTCGGCGAGCGGCCCGACGTGACGATCCAGGTGGTCCGCCCCGCAGACGGCCCGCACGCCGCGATCACCGGCCAGTTCATGCTGTTGCAGTTCGTCGACGCCCGGCCGATCTGCTACGTGGAGCTACAGGACGCGGCGGCCTTCGTGAACGATCCGCCCCTGGTCCACGCCTATACTTTGACCACGCAGAGCCTGCACGAAGTCGCCCTGTCGCCCACCGACAGCGCGACGCTGATCGAATCGCTGATCACGTAG